Part of the Leptolyngbya sp. BL0902 genome, GGCGTTCCCCGGTTCTACCGCGACGATAATCTACGGCTCAGCTATGTGACCTGGCATGAGCAAGTTAACCCCTACCTTGTGGTAGAACTGCTCTCCCCCGGCACCGCTGAGGAAGATTTGCGCCTTGTTCCGGCCACCGACCCCGACGCTCCACCGCCCAAATGGCAGGTCTACGAACAAATCCTTCGCATTCCCTACTACGTCGTCTTTGATCGCTACACAGGCAATCTACAAGCCTTTCGTCTAACGCAGACGGGCTATAGGCCCATCCCCCTCCTCGATGGGCGATTTACCATTCCAGAACTCAACCTTGGTCTGGGGCTCTGGCGTGGCCGATTCCAGGGCCGGGTACGAGACTGGCTGCGCTTCTTTGACGCCGATGGCCAATGGATCTTAACCCCGGTAGAGCGGGAACGGGAACAGGTTCATCAAGAACGCCAACGGGCCGAACAGGAGCGACTCCGGGCCGAGCGGGAACGTCTTCAAGCCGAAGAAGAACGGCAACGGGCCGAGCAAGAACGCCAACGGGCTGAGCAAGAACGCCAACGGGCGGAATCCGCCGAGCAACAGGCGGAACAGGCGCGAAATCGGGCTGAGCGATTGGCTGCGCTTCTGAGAGCCCAGGGCATTGACCCCGATCAACTGGTGTAAGCCGAGTCTTGTGGGCCGAGTCTATCGACGGGGGCACCGCTCATCCGGTTGATTACCCGGGCTAGAACACCAACATCAGGTTAACCTGCCATTCCTGGCCTTGGCGGTGGATCTCAATGCGGCGGATAAATTCGCGAAAAAAGAAGCGGCGTTCGGCTTCGGAGAGATCCAGCCAAAACTGGGGCAGGGCAACGGAGGGAGCCAGTTCCGCTAGGTTGACGGGGGGCAGTTGGGCGATTTGCTGTTCGATGTGGGTGATTTCGCCGCGCAGTTTGTAGCGGCGCAGGGCGGCGGTTTCAGCATCCAGCACCCCGGTTTCGACCAGGGCAGGGAGTTGGGCAAGGGCCGATTCTCGCTGTTGGCGTTGGGTTTGCAGTTGGGCGAAGGGATTGGGCGGTGGTGCTGAATTAGGATCGGCGCGGTGGGCCTGCCACTGGGCCACGGCCTGGGGTAGGGTGTGGCAAATGTCGGCAATCACAGCCTGGAGGACCTGGTCGTAGGCAAGGGCGCGGCAGCGGGGTTGTTGGGGGCAGGCGGTGGGGCGCAGGTAGAGGTAGCTTTGGGCTTTGCCTCGGATGGTCGTCGTCGAAACCGTCATAGGACTGCCGCAGGTATGACACTGCACCAATCCAGCTAGGGAACGGGAGGCCCCAGCGGTGCGCGGAGGCAAAGGGCGATTACGGCGCAGCAGGCGATCAATTTGGGCGGCTTCGTCGCGGGAAATGATGGCGGCGTGGGTGTTGCGAATCACCTGACCGTCGCAGTATTGCAGATCGCCCCGGTAGACGGGATGGCTGAGCCAGCGCTGCCCGGTAGAGACAGCAATCCGCTTGCCGAACCGTCTTTCCACAAAGCGCACCGCCCCCCGCAGGGAACCGTAGAGCAAAAATTCATTGACAAAGGCTGTAATCACCGGAGAGGCCGTGCGGTCGATTAAATACCGCTCCTGCCCCCGCCGATAGCCGTAGGGAGCCTTGCCCGGTGGCGGTAGCGCCTGGAGGCGATTCCGCGCATGGCCCGCCCGTTTTTGCCGTCGCTGCTGCTGATCCTGCATGGCGGCTATGGGGTCGAGGCCGTTGGCAAGGGCGGTTCCGGTGGCAAAAGCCATCGCGGGTTCCGCCCCGACTCGTACCGCAGTCCCGGCTTGAGCCAGGGCTTCTAGACATTGCTGCACCGCTGCC contains:
- a CDS encoding Uma2 family endonuclease, with translation MSPRPLPSVQIPHNPYIVPADVPLPPRETWPTMYDLPSEDPEEPGLPDEFHDFQPQLLSATFRLVDVAEDRIFTAADLNLYYDITHPRWYKRPDWFAAVGVPRFYRDDNLRLSYVTWHEQVNPYLVVELLSPGTAEEDLRLVPATDPDAPPPKWQVYEQILRIPYYVVFDRYTGNLQAFRLTQTGYRPIPLLDGRFTIPELNLGLGLWRGRFQGRVRDWLRFFDADGQWILTPVEREREQVHQERQRAEQERLRAERERLQAEEERQRAEQERQRAEQERQRAESAEQQAEQARNRAERLAALLRAQGIDPDQLV
- a CDS encoding recombinase family protein, which codes for MRLVVYRYCESGADDSSPDSRLDAAEVVERLKADLLDSVTDGNADDSAPHGSGHGSGHGHTPSIEVKVYEDQAIAANPSHRPHLAQLLADNHHTPADYLWVNALAALGDSPAAVQQCLEALAQAGTAVRVGAEPAMAFATGTALANGLDPIAAMQDQQQRRQKRAGHARNRLQALPPPGKAPYGYRRGQERYLIDRTASPVITAFVNEFLLYGSLRGAVRFVERRFGKRIAVSTGQRWLSHPVYRGDLQYCDGQVIRNTHAAIISRDEAAQIDRLLRRNRPLPPRTAGASRSLAGLVQCHTCGSPMTVSTTTIRGKAQSYLYLRPTACPQQPRCRALAYDQVLQAVIADICHTLPQAVAQWQAHRADPNSAPPPNPFAQLQTQRQQRESALAQLPALVETGVLDAETAALRRYKLRGEITHIEQQIAQLPPVNLAELAPSVALPQFWLDLSEAERRFFFREFIRRIEIHRQGQEWQVNLMLVF